Proteins co-encoded in one Gadus morhua chromosome 6, gadMor3.0, whole genome shotgun sequence genomic window:
- the LOC115545538 gene encoding uncharacterized protein LOC115545538 isoform X2, whose translation MMGSTTSEEGELSQNRGKMFSVQTLIVAALLAELGLVVESSFGEGARSYSFDLSKSDLTRLYDSPVHRAVRMRRPLGSMSFQLGPLSHSGVKVTLRDGSTWLVHKGDGFGISSQTVVVDTRHMSPSWQILETKDFRGTKTVGDFVRAGGSGYSLLFDNCHFGAGRMMDQ comes from the exons atgatgGGCTCGACAACATCTGAAGAGGGAGAGTTGAGTCAGAACAGAGGAAAGATGTTTTCTGTTCAAACCCTGATCGTTGCTGCTCTCCTGGCAGAGCTGGGCCTTGTGGTGGAGTCTTCCTTTGGGG AGGGCGCCAGATCCTACAGCTTCGATCTCTCCAAGTCAGACCTGACCCGACTTTACGACTCGCCGGTCCATCGGGCTGTCAGGATGAGGAGACCGCTGGGGAGCATGAGCTTCCAGTTAGGACCCCTAAGCCACTCAGGAGTGAA GGTGACTTTGCGTGACGGTTCCACATGGTTGGTCCATAAGGGAGACGGTTTTGGCATCAGTTCTCAGACCGTGGTGGTGGACACGAGACACATGAGCCCTTCCTGGCAG ATTTTGGAAACAAAAGATTTCAGGGGGACCAAGACGGTGGGTGATTTTGTCAGGGCTGGCGGCTCCGGCTACAGCCTGCTCTTCGATAACTGTCACTTCGGGGCAGGTCGGATGATGGACCAGTGA
- the tmem116 gene encoding transmembrane protein 116, with translation MFSNCTPQNTSNAENLTDVYEAARWIQLSMAVLSIVGSGSILVFSASQKLFQSQEVRPLLLLSAADLLLAVSWLVGAALYTPDPETHPACCHLHTVEQILYTTSFSYTLLYVWRLLSDLMGQEASNVLSPKILAVVAGLLPWLLMSPVLIKANLLRCYANCSQPYRCLLMQTGPLCLGGEQGDCWLLHAYRDLIFLLTFLITLVGITVLMEKARRIHRRVVTSGGFLGDRQWANLRMLDRRMLLYPAVFIFCWGPAVCVTALSWIRPAALQGALAAALYLLQVLNIINHGAYYTHTDTHTHTPACWPWFPPECPRVSGQALASGSQGVLNSLAYGWTRSRFREAGPRRSELQDATTQTPLLRAQRPGYRTLGPDRGAPPGPPRGRSPSPHT, from the exons ATGTTCTCAAACTGCACACCGCAGAACACCAGCAACGCCGAAAACCTAACCGAC GTGTACGAGGCGGCGCGGTGGATACAGCTCTCCATGGCCGTCCTGAG cattGTCGGCTCAGGATCCATCTTGGTGTTTTCAGCTTCACAGAAACTCTTTCAATCGCAGGAG gtgCGCCCCCTGCTGCTCCTCAGTGCGGCGGACCTCCTGCTGGCTGTCAGCTGGCTGGTGGGGGCCGCTCTCTACACCCCGGACCCCGAGACACACCCCGCCTGCTGCCACCTACACACTGTGGAGCAG ATCCTCTACACGACGTCCTTCTCCTACACGCTCCTCTACGTGTGGAGGCTGCTCTCCGACCTCATGGGTCAG GAGGCCAGCAATGTGCTGTCACCTAAAATCCTCGCTGTGGTTGCAGG GCTCCTCCCCTGGCTGCTCATGTCTCCAGTGTTGATCAAGGCTAACCTCCTCCGCTGCTACGCTAACTGTAGCCAACCCTACAG gtGTCTCCTGATGCAGACGGGGCCCCTGTGCCTGGGCGGCGAGCAGGGAGACTGCTGGCTGCTCCACGCCTACCGcgacctcatcttcctcctcaccttccTCATCACCCTCGTCGGCATCACG GTGCTGATGGAGAAAGCCCGGCGCATTCACAGACGGGTCGTGACCTCCGGGGGTTTCCTAGGCGACAGGCAGTGGGCCAATCTGAGGATGCTGGACCGACGCATGCTGCTCTACCCCGCTGTGTTCATCTTCTGCTGGGGTCCAG CCGTGTGTGTGACCGCCCTGAGCTGGATCCGGCCCGCGGCCCTGCAAGGCGCCCTGGCCGCCGCGCTCTACCTCCTCCAGGTATTAAACATCATCAACCATGGAGCATAttatacacacaccgacacacacacacacaca CCGGCGTGTTGGCCTTGGTTCCCCCCTGAGTGTCCCCGTGTCTCTGGCCAGGCGCTGGCGTCCGGGTCCCAGGGCGTCCTCAACAGCCTGGCGTACGGCTGGACGCGCTCCCGGTTCCGCGAGGCCGGGCCGAGGCGGTCGGAGCTGCAGGACGCCACCACCCAGACGCCCCTCCTCCGCGCCCAGAGGCCCGGGTACCGCACGCTGGGGCCGGACAGAGgggccccccccggcccgccccGGGGCCGGAGCCCCAGCCCACACACCTGA
- the LOC115545508 gene encoding zinc finger protein 497 isoform X1 yields MAGSAGRRKRVLEPGAGEAAEDQQDCGVLLFSDRPDRCPVQPDETATVLRKRSPRLRDLSRTPASESIFCCSLCYKAFISSSSLEAHHKASHKTFSFSSSSSSLETNHKGSSSSSLETNHKASSSSSSSSSSSLKAPLLGARPTQRPHPCAVCSRSFRRPCLLREHLKSHGPGRTGPPGHGSAQEPVSQPDASEPRDLSTKPSAGNHGDPAGRPEDEEDKAADRRGEEDVSGLINSDGEEEYWESPSRTGEGRVRASTLTLRPQPAQKERDVRAAAAAAERAGPKPRHGCPVCGRDCLKASALQKHLRVHSGERPFQCPVCRKSFVQHVHMTEHLRIHTGEKPYTCPLCGRSFTFSSALRRHQRLHADTRPFQCAVCHKSFKQRSSLKGHQLVHTGVRFPCPVCSKSFSRPLELNYHVGTHSSARPYYCHTCQKNLSGARVYRKHLKRHQGEPGGGGEPRGGGGGSGEAGEEEEASGGGGEERGGGEEVEGEEVEEEEWGGEERGV; encoded by the exons AGAGAGTGCTGGAGCCGGGGGCCGGAGAGGCGGCTGAGGACCAGCAGGACTGTGGTGTCCTGTTGTTCTCTGACCGACCGGACCGGTGTCCTGTTCAGCCTG ATGAGACGGCGACCGTCCTGAGGAAGCGCTCGCCCCGGCTCCGGGACCTCTCCAGGACCCCCGCCAGCGAGAGCATCTTCTGCTGCTCCCTGTGCTACAaggccttcatctcctcctccagcctggaGGCTCATCACAAGGCCAGCCACAAGAccttctcattctcctcctcctcctccagcctggaGACCAACCACaagggctcctcctcctccagcctggaGACCAACCACaaggcctcttcctcctcctcctcctcctcctcctccagcttgaAGGCCCCCCTCCTGGGGGCCCGCCCCACCCAGAGACCCCACCCCTGCGCCGTCTGCTCCAGGAGCTTCCGCCGGCCCTGCCTGCTGCGGGAGCACCTGAAGAGCCACGGCCCGGGCCGGACCGGCCCGCCGGGACACGGCAGCGCTCAG GAACCAGTCAGCCAACCAGACGCCTCAGAACCCCGTGACCTCAGCACCAAGCCGTCTGCTGGTAACCACGGTGACCCCGCCGGCCGCCCAGAGGACGAAGAGGACAAGGCGGCGGATCGCCGCGGCGAGGAAGACGTCAGCGGTTTGATCAACTCCGACGGCGAGGAGGAGTACTGGGAGTCTCCGTCCAGAACCGGTGAGGGCCGGGTCAGAGCATCCACACTAACGCTCCGACCCCAACCTG CCCAGAAGGAGCGGGACgtgcgggcggcggcggcggcggcggagcggGCCGGTCCCAAGCCCCGCCACGGCTGCCCGGTGTGCGGGCGGGACTGCCTCAAGGCCTCGGCGCTGCAGAAGCACCTGCGCGTCCACTCCGGCGAGCGCCCCTTCCAGTGCCCCGTGTGCCGCAAGAGCTTCGTCCAGCACGTGCACATGACGGAGCACCTGCGCATCCACacgggcgagaagccctacaccTGCCCGCTGTGTGGGCGGAGCTTCACCTTCTCCAGCGCCCTGCGCCGCCACCAGCGGCTGCACGCCGACACCCGGCCCTTCCAGTGCGCCGTCTGCCACAAGAGCTTCAAGCAGCGGAGCTCGCTGAAGGGCCACCAGCTGGTGCACACGGGCGTGCGCTTCCCCTGCCCCGTCTGCAGCAAGAGCTTCAGCCGGCCCCTGGAGCTCAACTACCACGTGGGGACGCACTCCTCGGCGAGGCCCTACTACTGCCACACCTGCCAGAAGAACCTGAGCGGGGCCCGCGTGTACCGCAAGCACCTGAAGAGGCACCagggggagccgggggggggcggggagcccagggggggagggggggggtcaggggaggccggggaggaggaggaggcgtcgggtgggggaggcgaggagaggggagggggggaggaggtggagggggaggaggtggaggaggaggagtggggaggtgaggagaggggagtgtgA
- the LOC115545508 gene encoding zinc finger protein 358 isoform X2 encodes MAGSAGRRKRVLEPGAGEAAEDQQDCGVLLFSDRPDRCPVQPDETATVLRKRSPRLRDLSRTPASESIFCCSLCYKAFISSSSLEAHHKASHKTFSFSSSSSSLETNHKGSSSSSLETNHKASSSSSSSSSSSLKAPLLGARPTQRPHPCAVCSRSFRRPCLLREHLKSHGPGRTGPPGHGSAQEPVSQPDASEPRDLSTKPSAGNHGDPAGRPEDEEDKAADRRGEEDVSGLINSDGEEEYWESPSRTAQKERDVRAAAAAAERAGPKPRHGCPVCGRDCLKASALQKHLRVHSGERPFQCPVCRKSFVQHVHMTEHLRIHTGEKPYTCPLCGRSFTFSSALRRHQRLHADTRPFQCAVCHKSFKQRSSLKGHQLVHTGVRFPCPVCSKSFSRPLELNYHVGTHSSARPYYCHTCQKNLSGARVYRKHLKRHQGEPGGGGEPRGGGGGSGEAGEEEEASGGGGEERGGGEEVEGEEVEEEEWGGEERGV; translated from the exons AGAGAGTGCTGGAGCCGGGGGCCGGAGAGGCGGCTGAGGACCAGCAGGACTGTGGTGTCCTGTTGTTCTCTGACCGACCGGACCGGTGTCCTGTTCAGCCTG ATGAGACGGCGACCGTCCTGAGGAAGCGCTCGCCCCGGCTCCGGGACCTCTCCAGGACCCCCGCCAGCGAGAGCATCTTCTGCTGCTCCCTGTGCTACAaggccttcatctcctcctccagcctggaGGCTCATCACAAGGCCAGCCACAAGAccttctcattctcctcctcctcctccagcctggaGACCAACCACaagggctcctcctcctccagcctggaGACCAACCACaaggcctcttcctcctcctcctcctcctcctcctccagcttgaAGGCCCCCCTCCTGGGGGCCCGCCCCACCCAGAGACCCCACCCCTGCGCCGTCTGCTCCAGGAGCTTCCGCCGGCCCTGCCTGCTGCGGGAGCACCTGAAGAGCCACGGCCCGGGCCGGACCGGCCCGCCGGGACACGGCAGCGCTCAG GAACCAGTCAGCCAACCAGACGCCTCAGAACCCCGTGACCTCAGCACCAAGCCGTCTGCTGGTAACCACGGTGACCCCGCCGGCCGCCCAGAGGACGAAGAGGACAAGGCGGCGGATCGCCGCGGCGAGGAAGACGTCAGCGGTTTGATCAACTCCGACGGCGAGGAGGAGTACTGGGAGTCTCCGTCCAGAACCG CCCAGAAGGAGCGGGACgtgcgggcggcggcggcggcggcggagcggGCCGGTCCCAAGCCCCGCCACGGCTGCCCGGTGTGCGGGCGGGACTGCCTCAAGGCCTCGGCGCTGCAGAAGCACCTGCGCGTCCACTCCGGCGAGCGCCCCTTCCAGTGCCCCGTGTGCCGCAAGAGCTTCGTCCAGCACGTGCACATGACGGAGCACCTGCGCATCCACacgggcgagaagccctacaccTGCCCGCTGTGTGGGCGGAGCTTCACCTTCTCCAGCGCCCTGCGCCGCCACCAGCGGCTGCACGCCGACACCCGGCCCTTCCAGTGCGCCGTCTGCCACAAGAGCTTCAAGCAGCGGAGCTCGCTGAAGGGCCACCAGCTGGTGCACACGGGCGTGCGCTTCCCCTGCCCCGTCTGCAGCAAGAGCTTCAGCCGGCCCCTGGAGCTCAACTACCACGTGGGGACGCACTCCTCGGCGAGGCCCTACTACTGCCACACCTGCCAGAAGAACCTGAGCGGGGCCCGCGTGTACCGCAAGCACCTGAAGAGGCACCagggggagccgggggggggcggggagcccagggggggagggggggggtcaggggaggccggggaggaggaggaggcgtcgggtgggggaggcgaggagaggggagggggggaggaggtggagggggaggaggtggaggaggaggagtggggaggtgaggagaggggagtgtgA